From Cellulophaga lytica DSM 7489, a single genomic window includes:
- a CDS encoding AI-2E family transporter, with translation MKAKTIADGILRALGIIVGIVLLCFFLYKISSVLVYISIAAVASLIGRPIVLFLRDKLKFNNTLAVIITMFFLIGIVGGIIALFIPLIIQQGHNLALLDINQLQGNIENLYTEVINYFGVSTTELEENVKSSNFLTNVDFAFIPNFLNSLVGVLGSLSIGLFSVLFITFFFLKDRKLFSDGLLMLTPQNKEGRFKKSMDTISSLLSRYFVGLVFQILILFVIYTIVLLVVGIENAIVIAFLCALLNLIPYVGPIIGGALMVTLTMSSNLGESFSEVILPKTGYVMIGFIIGQLVDNFFSQPFIFSNSVKSHPLEIFLVIIIGGLLFGITGMIIAVPGYTAIKVILKEFFADNKIVKSMTKNL, from the coding sequence ATGAAAGCAAAAACAATAGCAGATGGCATTTTACGTGCACTTGGCATTATAGTAGGCATTGTACTATTGTGCTTTTTTTTATACAAAATTAGTTCTGTTTTAGTATATATTTCTATTGCAGCCGTTGCCTCATTAATTGGCAGGCCTATTGTTTTATTTCTACGCGATAAATTAAAATTTAATAACACTTTAGCCGTTATTATTACTATGTTTTTTTTAATAGGCATTGTAGGCGGTATAATTGCGCTTTTTATTCCGCTTATTATACAACAAGGGCATAATTTAGCTCTGTTAGATATTAATCAGTTACAAGGTAATATAGAAAACTTATACACAGAAGTTATTAATTACTTTGGCGTAAGCACTACAGAATTAGAGGAGAATGTAAAATCATCAAACTTTTTAACTAATGTAGATTTTGCCTTTATACCTAACTTTTTAAATTCTCTTGTAGGTGTACTTGGCAGTTTAAGTATTGGGCTGTTTTCTGTATTATTTATTACTTTTTTCTTTTTAAAAGATCGCAAACTATTTAGTGACGGACTTTTAATGCTAACACCACAAAACAAAGAAGGACGATTTAAAAAATCTATGGACACTATTAGCAGTCTACTATCTAGATATTTTGTTGGACTTGTTTTTCAGATACTAATATTATTTGTTATTTACACCATTGTTTTACTAGTTGTAGGTATAGAAAATGCCATTGTAATTGCATTTTTGTGTGCTTTATTAAACTTAATACCATATGTTGGACCTATTATTGGCGGTGCTTTAATGGTAACATTAACAATGTCTAGCAATTTAGGTGAAAGTTTTAGTGAGGTTATTTTACCAAAAACAGGCTATGTAATGATTGGTTTTATTATTGGTCAATTGGTAGATAATTTCTTTTCACAACCGTTTATATTTTCAAATAGTGTAAAATCTCATCCTTTAGAAATTTTTCTTGTTATAATTATTGGCGGACTTCTTTTTGGTATTACAGGGATGATAATAGCTGTACCTGGTTACACTGCAATTAAAGTTATTTTAAAAGAATTTTTTGCAGACAATAAAATTGTAAAATCTATGACTAAAAATTTATAA
- a CDS encoding DUF4159 domain-containing protein, which produces MKKIAIFCLLVSFTITANLQAQEIAILKYNGGGDWYANPTALPNLIQFCNKEIDTKIKPKPATVEVSNIGIFQYPFLHMTGHGNVVFSNEEAENLKTYLLSGGFLHIDDNYGMEPYIRKEIAKLFPNKKLEELGANHPIFNQKFKFKDGLPKIHEHNGKRPQAFGITHNNRLILLFTLESDLGDGWEDQEVHNDDADVRLKALQMGANIIKYVFNN; this is translated from the coding sequence ATGAAAAAAATTGCGATTTTTTGTTTGTTAGTCTCATTTACTATTACAGCTAATTTACAAGCTCAAGAAATAGCAATTTTAAAATATAATGGTGGCGGAGATTGGTATGCAAACCCAACTGCGTTACCTAACTTAATACAGTTTTGCAATAAGGAAATAGACACAAAAATAAAACCAAAACCAGCAACTGTAGAAGTTAGCAACATAGGTATTTTTCAGTATCCTTTTTTACATATGACAGGACACGGAAACGTTGTTTTTTCTAATGAAGAAGCAGAAAACTTAAAAACCTACTTACTATCTGGTGGTTTTTTACATATTGATGATAATTACGGTATGGAACCGTATATTAGAAAAGAAATAGCTAAATTATTTCCTAATAAAAAACTAGAAGAGTTAGGTGCTAACCACCCTATTTTTAATCAGAAGTTTAAATTTAAAGACGGTTTACCTAAAATACACGAGCACAACGGAAAAAGACCACAAGCCTTTGGAATTACTCACAATAATAGACTTATATTGCTATTTACTTTAGAGAGCGATTTAGGAGATGGCTGGGAAGATCAAGAAGTACATAATGATGATGCAGACGTAAGGTTAAAAGCTTTGCAAATGGGCGCAAATATTATAAAATACGTTTTTAACAACTAA
- a CDS encoding 16S rRNA (uracil(1498)-N(3))-methyltransferase has product MQLFYNSTLDNSISQFVFPPEESKHIVKVLRKVEGDELYITNGNGYLFTAKIMVADVKKCKAQITSKEKKHRPMHWLHIAVAPTKMNDRFEWFLEKATEIGVDEITPIICDHSERKVLKLERMEKVLQSAMKQSLQTYLPKLNAPIPYAEFVQKEHKDLLFIAHCEEEEKVELKRRVAADKDVTILIGPEGDFSSAEIKQAYVNGFIPVSLGKNRLRTETAAIVACATVAMINNG; this is encoded by the coding sequence ATGCAATTATTTTATAACAGCACTTTAGACAATAGTATTTCTCAATTTGTTTTTCCTCCAGAAGAAAGCAAGCATATTGTAAAGGTGTTACGTAAGGTAGAAGGAGATGAATTATACATAACCAATGGTAATGGATATTTATTTACGGCTAAAATTATGGTTGCTGATGTAAAAAAATGTAAAGCTCAAATTACATCTAAAGAAAAAAAACACAGACCTATGCATTGGTTGCACATAGCTGTTGCACCAACAAAAATGAACGATAGGTTTGAGTGGTTTTTAGAAAAAGCTACAGAAATTGGTGTAGACGAAATTACACCTATAATTTGCGACCACTCTGAACGTAAAGTACTAAAACTAGAGCGTATGGAAAAAGTATTGCAATCTGCTATGAAACAGTCTTTACAAACATACTTACCTAAATTAAACGCTCCAATACCTTACGCTGAGTTTGTACAAAAAGAGCATAAAGATTTATTATTTATTGCTCACTGCGAAGAAGAAGAAAAAGTAGAGCTTAAAAGAAGAGTTGCTGCAGACAAAGATGTTACTATTTTAATTGGTCCTGAAGGCGATTTTTCTTCCGCAGAAATTAAACAAGCTTATGTAAATGGTTTTATTCCTGTATCTTTAGGAAAAAACAGGTTACGTACAGAAACAGCTGCTATAGTAGCCTGTGCTACAGTTGCTATGATTAATAACGGATAG
- the tsaD gene encoding tRNA (adenosine(37)-N6)-threonylcarbamoyltransferase complex transferase subunit TsaD: MEKNNIYILAIESSCDDTSAAVLHNSKMLSNVVATQKIHEEYGGVVPELASRAHQQNIVPVVHQALAKANINKKDLSAIAFTRGPGLMGSLLVGTSFAKSLALGLNIPLIEVNHMQAHILAHFIDNETGKKPEFPFIGMTISGGHTQIVLVKSYFDMEILGQTLDDAVGEAFDKSAKILGLPYPGGPLIDKYAQLGNPKAFPFPKSKVGGLDFSFSGFKTSVLYFIQRETQKNPNFIAENLNDICASIQYTIINVLLSKLKKAVAQTGVKQIAIGGGVSANSGIRKILQEAEQKHGWKTFIPPFQFCTDNAAMIGIVGYLKYKEELFTTQEITAKARYVINE, translated from the coding sequence GTGGAAAAAAACAATATCTATATACTTGCAATAGAATCTTCATGTGACGACACATCTGCGGCAGTTTTACACAATAGTAAAATGCTTAGTAATGTTGTTGCTACACAAAAGATTCATGAAGAATACGGTGGTGTTGTTCCTGAGCTAGCCTCTAGAGCACACCAACAAAACATTGTACCTGTGGTGCACCAAGCGCTAGCTAAGGCAAATATCAACAAAAAAGACTTATCTGCAATAGCTTTTACAAGAGGTCCTGGATTAATGGGATCTTTACTTGTAGGTACCTCCTTTGCAAAATCTTTAGCTTTGGGTCTAAATATACCCTTAATAGAGGTTAACCATATGCAAGCTCATATTTTGGCGCATTTTATTGATAATGAAACAGGTAAAAAACCAGAGTTCCCTTTTATTGGAATGACAATTAGTGGCGGACACACGCAAATTGTACTGGTTAAAAGCTATTTTGATATGGAAATCTTGGGTCAAACCTTAGATGATGCTGTTGGTGAAGCCTTTGATAAAAGTGCAAAAATTTTAGGTTTACCATATCCCGGCGGACCTTTAATAGATAAGTATGCACAATTGGGTAACCCAAAAGCATTTCCGTTTCCTAAGTCTAAAGTTGGTGGTTTAGACTTTAGTTTTAGTGGCTTTAAAACAAGTGTACTTTATTTTATACAAAGAGAAACACAAAAAAACCCCAATTTTATTGCAGAAAATTTAAATGATATTTGTGCATCTATACAATACACCATAATAAATGTACTGCTAAGCAAGCTTAAAAAAGCGGTTGCACAAACAGGTGTTAAACAAATTGCTATAGGTGGTGGCGTATCTGCAAATTCTGGCATTAGAAAAATATTGCAAGAAGCAGAACAAAAACACGGTTGGAAAACATTTATTCCGCCTTTTCAATTTTGTACAGATAATGCTGCTATGATAGGTATAGTTGGCTACTTAAAATACAAAGAAGAATTATTTACAACACAAGAAATTACAGCAAAAGCACGTTACGTAATTAACGAATAA
- a CDS encoding translocation/assembly module TamB domain-containing protein, with translation MLVLLLLCLLATFIFSLSSVQTRLANYATNTINKDFGTNLQIDKLKVNFITWNTSAKGIYAEDEQKDTLFYIGDLTTSILDIKNLVKGQLEFGDINVDNLHLKLKTYKGESSSNLEVFIDKLDDKKPRAEGAKPFKMVSGNVNIGDSRFQLIDENLEKPQQLDFKNLNIGATDFLILGPDVSTQINTLTFTSRRGPKVENLTTAFKYSRTQMRFDALQIKTKESDLKGNLVFNYDRKDFKDFINKVQIDANFADSEIALDDINMLYNQFGSGKKISLSTNVTGVLNDLSTKKLMLFSDNTGVRGDFNFKNLFTLSKPYVIDADMKSVTTSYYELRSLLPNILGKVLPSSFSKFGQFTVRGTTSITQTLVSAKVNINTAIGSSYSDVELTNINNIDNANYHGFISLIDFDLGKFLDNKTLGKATVDINVDGNGFVAETMNTEITGEVYSIKFNNYVYKNIKVVSGTLKEQFFDGALLSNDPNLKLNFKGLADFSSDNNTFDFIASVDYANFKALNFINDSVSVFKGNINMDITGNTLDNIVGAIKFRETSYQNKNDTYYFEDFEVTSNFETDSLRKITINSPDIITGYLEGNFKVNELDKLIQNSIGSIYTNYRPFKISEGQKVNFKFNIYNKIVDVFFPKVKFGSNTFIRGKVVADKGDFKLTFKSPQIEAYGNKLDSINVKIDNKNPLFNTFISVNDATTNFYDVKDFKLINTKLKDTLFFRTEFAGGRGYDDTYYLNFYHTFNKNNRSVIGLKRSSILLKGNEWVVNKNRDKKNKVIVNRTLDSIDIKEIVFNNNANEQIRLSGKVIDSTYKDLLLEFSDVSLHKITPALKNLELKGEVNGSLNIYQEEGKYLPSSSLTMTDFTVNDIRLGNLGVEIVGNDNLTSFDVETHLRNKGQDRLVVAGEIINKNSSPTADLDVEFSDFLMEPFSNLGEGILSNIRGSISGKAKITESLSNPDISGKLLLDKAGLAIDYLNVDYSFANNSVVNLYKQTFDFEDIQLTDVTKNTTATLDGTISHKEFAAWDLDLNVNTNNNRFLILNTDFSEESLYYGTGYLNGTGKIYGSTKALNIDVIGATAKGTSLKIPLSDVATVGDYSFINFVTKQTEEDKRRELQNYEGLELMFDLDVTPEAEVEIVIDPNTKSSLKGTGGGTILMEINTNDKFNMYGEFAVATGEYNYKYGGIINRKFTVEPGGTIIWDGSPLNAEVNMRAIYSLDANPAPLLDNSDYTNRIPVDVVVSLQGELEKPEVDFNIEFPSTSSIVKSELEYRLLDHNFEQNNAFYLLMQGTFVNEESGLNATALSGNLTQTASGLLNSVFKSNGENLDLGIVYEQGNLNPNAIQTENRVGVTVSTKLGEKILFNGKFGVPVGGVGESVVAGDMEVQIILNDKGTLSAKVFNRENEIQQFLAERQGYTQGVGLSYQVDFDTFKELMTKIFPNKARKEEEPKVEENSKKPQN, from the coding sequence TTGCTGGTTTTATTACTGCTTTGTCTGTTAGCGACTTTTATTTTCTCATTATCATCTGTACAAACACGCCTGGCTAATTACGCTACAAATACTATAAATAAAGATTTTGGGACAAATTTACAGATAGATAAGCTAAAAGTTAATTTTATTACTTGGAATACATCTGCAAAGGGTATTTATGCAGAAGATGAGCAAAAAGATACTCTTTTTTATATAGGGGACCTTACTACATCAATATTAGATATTAAAAATTTAGTAAAAGGACAGTTAGAGTTTGGAGATATAAATGTAGACAACCTTCATTTAAAATTAAAAACATACAAAGGAGAAAGCAGTTCTAATTTAGAGGTGTTTATAGATAAGTTAGATGATAAAAAACCTAGAGCAGAAGGAGCAAAGCCTTTTAAAATGGTTTCTGGTAATGTAAATATTGGTGATAGTAGGTTTCAGTTAATTGATGAAAACTTAGAAAAACCACAACAATTAGATTTTAAAAATTTAAATATTGGCGCAACAGATTTTTTAATTTTAGGGCCAGACGTATCTACGCAAATAAACACATTAACTTTTACCAGCAGAAGAGGGCCAAAGGTAGAAAACTTAACCACAGCATTTAAATACTCTAGAACACAAATGAGGTTTGATGCGTTGCAGATAAAGACAAAAGAGTCTGACTTAAAAGGAAACTTGGTTTTTAATTATGACCGTAAAGACTTTAAAGATTTTATTAATAAAGTGCAAATAGATGCCAATTTTGCAGATTCTGAAATTGCCTTGGATGATATTAATATGCTATACAACCAGTTTGGTAGTGGTAAAAAAATAAGCTTATCTACAAATGTTACTGGTGTTTTAAATGATTTAAGCACAAAAAAATTAATGCTGTTTTCTGATAATACAGGTGTTAGAGGAGATTTTAATTTTAAAAATTTATTTACATTAAGTAAACCCTATGTTATAGATGCAGATATGAAAAGTGTAACCACAAGTTATTATGAGTTACGCTCTTTATTACCAAACATATTGGGTAAAGTGTTGCCATCATCTTTTTCTAAATTTGGACAATTTACTGTTAGAGGAACAACATCTATTACACAGACATTAGTAAGTGCTAAAGTTAATATTAATACAGCTATAGGTAGTAGTTATTCTGATGTAGAACTTACCAATATAAACAATATAGATAATGCAAATTACCACGGGTTTATATCTCTTATAGATTTTGATTTGGGTAAGTTTTTAGACAATAAAACTTTGGGTAAAGCTACTGTAGACATTAATGTAGACGGTAATGGGTTTGTAGCAGAAACTATGAATACAGAAATAACAGGTGAAGTTTATAGCATTAAATTTAATAACTACGTCTACAAAAATATTAAAGTGGTATCTGGTACTTTAAAAGAACAGTTTTTTGATGGTGCTTTACTAAGTAATGATCCTAATTTAAAACTTAATTTTAAAGGTCTTGCAGATTTTTCATCAGATAACAACACGTTTGATTTTATAGCGTCTGTAGACTATGCTAATTTTAAAGCTTTAAATTTTATTAATGATAGCGTATCTGTTTTTAAGGGTAATATTAATATGGATATTACAGGTAATACGTTAGATAACATTGTTGGAGCTATAAAGTTTAGAGAAACTAGTTATCAAAATAAAAATGACACCTATTACTTTGAAGATTTTGAGGTTACCTCTAATTTTGAAACAGACTCTCTACGTAAAATAACCATTAATTCGCCAGATATTATAACGGGTTATTTAGAAGGTAATTTTAAAGTAAATGAGTTAGATAAGTTAATACAAAACTCTATTGGCAGTATATATACCAACTATAGGCCATTTAAAATATCTGAAGGTCAAAAAGTAAATTTTAAGTTTAATATTTATAATAAAATTGTAGATGTATTTTTCCCAAAAGTAAAATTTGGATCAAATACATTTATTAGAGGTAAAGTTGTTGCAGATAAAGGAGATTTTAAACTCACCTTTAAGTCGCCACAAATAGAGGCTTATGGCAATAAGCTTGATAGTATTAACGTAAAAATAGATAATAAAAATCCGCTTTTTAATACGTTTATTTCTGTAAATGATGCTACCACTAATTTTTATGATGTAAAAGATTTTAAACTAATTAATACTAAGCTAAAAGATACATTGTTTTTTAGAACGGAATTTGCAGGTGGCCGTGGTTATGATGATACTTATTATTTAAACTTTTACCACACATTTAATAAAAATAACAGATCAGTTATAGGACTTAAGCGTTCTTCTATATTACTAAAGGGTAATGAGTGGGTGGTTAATAAAAACAGAGACAAAAAAAATAAAGTTATAGTTAACAGAACACTAGATAGTATAGATATTAAGGAAATTGTTTTTAATAATAATGCTAATGAACAAATACGCCTAAGTGGGAAGGTAATAGACTCTACTTATAAAGATTTGTTATTGGAGTTTAGTGATGTGTCATTACATAAAATAACACCAGCGCTAAAAAATTTAGAGCTTAAAGGAGAAGTTAATGGCTCTTTAAATATTTACCAAGAAGAAGGTAAATATTTGCCTTCTAGTAGTTTAACAATGACAGATTTTACAGTTAATGATATTAGATTAGGTAATTTAGGGGTAGAAATTGTTGGTAATGATAATTTAACTTCATTTGATGTAGAAACACACTTACGTAACAAAGGACAAGATAGGTTAGTTGTTGCAGGTGAAATAATAAATAAAAATAGTAGCCCTACTGCAGATTTAGATGTAGAGTTTAGTGATTTTTTAATGGAGCCTTTTTCTAATTTAGGAGAAGGTATACTGTCTAATATTAGGGGCTCTATAAGCGGAAAAGCTAAAATAACAGAGAGTTTAAGTAATCCAGATATTTCTGGTAAATTATTATTAGATAAAGCAGGTTTAGCAATAGATTATTTAAATGTAGATTATAGTTTTGCAAATAACTCTGTTGTTAATTTGTACAAACAAACTTTTGATTTTGAAGACATTCAACTTACAGATGTAACTAAAAATACCACTGCAACATTAGATGGTACTATTAGTCATAAAGAATTTGCTGCTTGGGATTTAGATTTAAATGTAAACACAAACAATAACCGTTTTTTAATTTTAAATACAGATTTTTCAGAAGAGAGTTTGTATTATGGTACAGGTTATTTAAATGGTACGGGTAAAATTTACGGTTCTACTAAAGCACTTAATATTGATGTTATTGGAGCAACAGCAAAAGGAACATCTCTTAAAATACCATTAAGTGATGTTGCTACGGTTGGCGATTATAGTTTTATAAATTTTGTAACCAAGCAAACCGAAGAGGATAAAAGAAGAGAGTTGCAAAATTATGAAGGCTTAGAGTTAATGTTTGATTTGGATGTTACGCCAGAAGCAGAAGTAGAAATAGTAATAGACCCTAATACAAAAAGCTCATTAAAAGGTACTGGTGGTGGCACTATATTAATGGAAATTAATACTAATGATAAGTTTAATATGTATGGCGAATTTGCAGTTGCTACAGGTGAATACAACTATAAGTACGGAGGTATTATAAACAGAAAATTTACTGTAGAGCCAGGAGGAACAATTATTTGGGACGGTTCTCCTTTAAACGCAGAGGTTAATATGCGTGCTATTTACTCTTTAGATGCAAACCCAGCTCCTTTATTAGATAATTCTGACTACACAAACCGTATACCTGTAGATGTTGTGGTAAGTTTACAAGGAGAGTTAGAAAAACCAGAAGTAGATTTTAATATAGAGTTTCCAAGTACTAGTTCTATTGTGAAATCTGAATTAGAATATAGATTGTTAGATCATAATTTTGAACAAAACAATGCATTTTACTTATTAATGCAAGGTACGTTTGTAAATGAAGAAAGTGGTTTAAATGCTACGGCATTAAGCGGTAACTTAACACAAACAGCATCTGGACTACTAAACTCGGTTTTTAAAAGTAACGGAGAAAATTTAGATTTAGGTATTGTTTATGAGCAAGGAAACCTAAATCCAAACGCTATACAAACAGAAAATAGAGTAGGTGTAACGGTATCTACAAAACTTGGAGAAAAAATATTATTTAACGGTAAATTTGGTGTTCCTGTAGGTGGTGTAGGAGAATCTGTAGTTGCTGGTGATATGGAAGTGCAAATTATTTTAAATGATAAAGGTACTCTTAGTGCTAAAGTATTTAACAGAGAAAACGAAATTCAACAATTTTTAGCAGAACGTCAAGGGTATACTCAAGGTGTAGGTTTAAGTTATCAGGTAGATTTTGATACGTTTAAGGAATTAATGACTAAAATTTTTCCTAATAAAGCACGTAAAGAAGAGGAGCCAAAAGTAGAAGAAAACTCAAAAAAACCTCAAAACTAA
- the pfkA gene encoding 6-phosphofructokinase has translation MASKIKKIAVFTSGGDSPGMNAAIRSVVRTCAYLKVECVGIYRGYEGMVEGDFKPMDARSVNNIINKGGTILKSARSDSFRTPEGRKQAYDNLVANNIDAFVVIGGDGSFTGAMIFNKEYDFPVIGIPGTIDNDIFGTTYTLGFDTALNTVVDAIDKIRDTASSHNRLFFVEVMGRDVGHIALNAGVGAGAEEILIPEENLGLERLLESLKRSKKSGKSSSIVIVAEGDKTGKNVFELKEYVEENLPIYDVRVSVLGHMQRGGTPSCFDRVLASRMGVRAVEALLEGKSNLMVGIQDNKLILTPIEQAIKGHTKIDKELIRVSDIMST, from the coding sequence ATGGCATCAAAAATTAAAAAAATAGCAGTATTTACTTCTGGAGGAGATTCTCCAGGAATGAACGCAGCAATTAGATCTGTAGTACGTACTTGTGCTTATTTAAAAGTTGAGTGTGTAGGTATTTATAGAGGGTATGAAGGTATGGTTGAAGGAGACTTTAAACCAATGGATGCCCGTAGTGTAAATAACATTATTAATAAAGGTGGTACTATATTAAAGTCTGCACGTTCAGATTCTTTTAGAACACCAGAAGGTCGTAAGCAAGCTTATGATAATCTTGTAGCTAACAATATAGATGCTTTTGTTGTAATTGGTGGTGATGGTAGCTTTACCGGAGCAATGATATTTAATAAGGAATATGATTTTCCTGTAATAGGCATACCTGGTACTATAGATAACGATATTTTTGGCACAACCTATACTTTAGGTTTTGATACAGCTTTAAACACAGTTGTAGACGCTATAGATAAAATTAGAGATACAGCTAGTTCTCATAACAGACTTTTCTTTGTAGAAGTTATGGGTAGGGATGTTGGGCATATTGCACTTAATGCAGGTGTTGGAGCAGGAGCAGAAGAAATATTAATACCAGAAGAAAACCTTGGTTTAGAGCGTTTGTTAGAGTCTTTAAAACGAAGCAAAAAATCTGGTAAATCTTCTAGTATTGTAATTGTTGCAGAAGGAGATAAAACGGGTAAAAATGTTTTTGAACTTAAAGAATATGTAGAAGAAAATTTACCAATATATGATGTGCGTGTATCTGTACTAGGTCATATGCAACGTGGAGGAACACCTTCTTGTTTTGATCGTGTATTGGCAAGTAGAATGGGGGTAAGGGCTGTAGAAGCTTTGTTAGAAGGTAAAAGCAACTTAATGGTTGGTATACAAGACAACAAGTTAATACTTACACCAATAGAACAAGCTATAAAGGGACACACAAAAATAGATAAAGAACTCATTAGAGTTTCAGACATAATGTCAACATAA
- the gap gene encoding type I glyceraldehyde-3-phosphate dehydrogenase encodes MSNLKIGINGFGRIGRLVFRTTIKRGDVDVVAINDLLDVEHLAYLLKYDSVHGKFDGTVEVNDGNLVVNGKVVRITAERDPKDIKWDAAGAEVVAECTGIFTTLEKAQLHIDGGAKKVVISAPSADAPMFVMGVNHTEAKASDLIVSNASCTTNCLAPVAKVLNDNFGIEEALMTTIHASTSTQFVVDSPSRKNYRLGRSAMANIIPSSTGAAKAVGKVIPELNGKLTGMAFRVPTPDVSVVDLTVRVKKETSYEEIKKVFKAASEGELAGVLGYTEEDVVSQDFVGEAQTSVFDAGAGIELSSTFFKIISWYDNEAGYSNKLVDLAQHVASL; translated from the coding sequence ATGTCAAATTTAAAAATAGGAATCAACGGATTTGGAAGAATAGGTAGGTTGGTTTTCAGAACAACAATAAAAAGAGGTGACGTAGATGTTGTTGCAATTAATGATTTATTAGATGTAGAACATTTAGCATACCTTTTAAAGTATGATTCTGTTCACGGAAAGTTTGATGGTACTGTTGAAGTAAATGATGGTAATTTAGTAGTAAACGGAAAAGTTGTTCGTATTACTGCAGAACGCGATCCTAAAGATATTAAATGGGATGCAGCTGGAGCAGAAGTTGTAGCTGAGTGTACTGGTATTTTTACAACTTTAGAAAAAGCACAATTGCATATTGATGGTGGTGCTAAAAAAGTGGTTATTTCTGCACCTTCTGCAGACGCGCCAATGTTTGTAATGGGTGTAAACCATACAGAAGCAAAAGCATCAGACTTAATTGTATCTAATGCATCTTGTACTACAAACTGTTTAGCTCCTGTAGCCAAAGTTTTAAATGATAATTTTGGTATAGAAGAAGCTTTAATGACTACTATCCACGCAAGTACTTCTACTCAGTTTGTTGTAGATTCTCCATCTAGAAAAAATTATAGATTAGGTAGATCTGCAATGGCAAATATTATTCCTTCTTCTACAGGTGCAGCAAAAGCGGTAGGTAAGGTTATTCCAGAATTAAATGGAAAATTAACTGGTATGGCTTTTAGAGTTCCTACACCAGATGTTTCTGTAGTTGATTTAACTGTAAGAGTTAAAAAAGAGACTTCTTATGAAGAAATTAAAAAGGTATTTAAAGCTGCTTCTGAAGGAGAATTAGCAGGTGTTTTAGGATATACTGAAGAAGATGTGGTTTCTCAAGATTTTGTAGGAGAAGCACAAACTAGTGTTTTTGATGCTGGAGCAGGAATTGAGTTAAGCTCAACTTTCTTTAAAATTATTTCTTGGTATGATAATGAAGCTGGTTATTCTAATAAATTAGTAGATTTAGCTCAGCACGTAGCTAGCTTATAA
- a CDS encoding RidA family protein: MKKIITTTNAPAPIGPYNQAVLTGNTLYISGQIPIDPKTGNLIEGDIKAETKQSMENLKAILTEAEMTFENVVKSCIFVNDMHQFSEINEVYGSYFNADTAPARETVEVANLPKFVNVEISMIAVK, encoded by the coding sequence ATGAAAAAAATTATTACAACTACAAATGCACCTGCTCCAATTGGGCCATATAACCAAGCTGTATTAACAGGTAACACTTTATACATATCCGGACAAATACCTATTGACCCAAAAACAGGAAATTTAATAGAAGGTGATATTAAAGCTGAAACTAAACAAAGTATGGAAAACTTAAAAGCTATACTTACAGAAGCTGAAATGACATTTGAAAACGTAGTAAAATCTTGCATATTTGTTAATGATATGCATCAGTTCTCAGAAATTAATGAAGTATACGGTTCTTATTTTAATGCAGATACAGCACCGGCAAGAGAAACTGTAGAAGTAGCAAATTTACCTAAGTTTGTAAATGTAGAAATATCTATGATTGCCGTAAAATAA